One genomic segment of Fusobacterium sp. includes these proteins:
- a CDS encoding LytR/AlgR family response regulator transcription factor — MKYLVLDDEILAAEYLAALIYEVDEKAEVVTAINPVKSLELAKQKFHVCFIDIQMPGLNGIEFANELKKLYPKTNFIFVTGYSDYMGEAFRLDASDYIMKPANVEQVRHALENLRYSAPRGLAEKEKQRIQITCFGNFDILIDGKPVKFKFDKTKELLAYLVHRKGARCTSKEVIVNLWEEDGHDSYYRMLKKDLQDVLNKLGCEKIIYRERGQIGLANLEDIQCDYFKWKENTAEGRKLYHGEYMAQYSWGKEVNAFLDMDKYQE, encoded by the coding sequence GTGAAATACTTAGTATTGGACGATGAGATACTTGCAGCAGAATATCTTGCAGCATTAATATATGAAGTTGACGAAAAAGCAGAAGTAGTAACAGCAATTAATCCTGTTAAGTCACTTGAACTTGCTAAACAGAAGTTTCATGTGTGCTTTATTGATATACAAATGCCAGGATTAAATGGGATAGAATTTGCAAATGAGCTTAAAAAATTATACCCAAAGACTAACTTTATATTTGTAACTGGTTACTCAGATTATATGGGAGAAGCTTTTAGACTGGATGCCAGTGATTATATAATGAAGCCAGCGAATGTAGAGCAAGTACGCCATGCACTTGAAAATCTTAGATATTCTGCACCTAGGGGACTGGCAGAGAAAGAAAAGCAAAGGATACAGATAACCTGTTTTGGAAATTTTGATATACTTATAGATGGAAAACCTGTAAAATTTAAATTTGACAAGACAAAAGAGCTTTTGGCATATCTTGTTCATAGGAAAGGTGCAAGATGTACTTCAAAGGAAGTAATTGTAAATCTATGGGAGGAAGATGGGCATGATTCTTACTATAGGATGTTGAAAAAGGACTTGCAGGATGTATTGAATAAATTAGGATGTGAGAAAATAATATATAGGGAAAGAGGTCAAATTGGACTTGCGAACTTAGAAGATATCCAGTGTGATTATTTTAAATGGAAAGAAAATACTGCAGAAGGCAGAAAACTCTATCATGGAGAATATATGGCTCAATATTCCTGGGGGAAAGAAGTTAATGCTTTTTTAGATATGGATAAATATCAAGAATAA
- a CDS encoding autotransporter outer membrane beta-barrel domain-containing protein — translation MIEKIMKAVKRSSKRRSVNITIGVVVGFLLSCTTVMGAAVEITGDGENFEVVKPKPEIEGNTFENKIYTNNGKITAEGDTGISVYGKPTNKELSIINNGSIEATVTGIELKYINNAPNMKGNITNNGTISGKNGIELNDPQLSGDIINNGNIESNGDGTLNEKDFPNNGYGIKIFRGTTKGNVVNNGIITTESGYNLYWTGTITGDMINKGMLINNSNAAIAFDGPITGDIQNDGFISVSSENASNGIEMLNGTLNGNIYNTGAIETENTATRDSNGIWTKGTVTGNIENTGTINSTANEGNSYGILTSKVDATGNISNKGRIIGTASGSGNYAYGINIKENTSGKILNYGYLDIKSTKDIGVGIQVNDTAGITNSGNIRVEGNANSAGIKLIGISAFYSDGVINSKDGYGVRVEGSGEKINELRNGGVIYGKINAIKSDAGTIAKVINYGLIINEGDGSNILISDAGKIMYGGLIFSVIGENQYFLDCIASDDVKADRNVINAKPNNSKGEGEEITGTESILSSYLNSNKGSNYNNTSNQYILNGIKDTLVVDGTANPDGTPDINGTVKLGGSLGSLVNAYGRAMVMEDGSSLIAENTTFNGGVDGKSETIYLAGNNTLDLSKMSTINGNTKIDGDNNKFTMDESIQNGNITAEGDKNNLSFKNGSILNGEAKIKGDGNKLTIDGSYMNGDIEAEGTGNSLSIDESILNGNIVIDGEGNTLNISGENTFINGNMGATGNDNTINLTGKSNNGDSLNIFNEISGFNDMNIENNVTFYESAAVTGVKELTVEEGGVLTLRLKKLGEQTEDNLEKAGHAFSNNGEMVMEGLDDGGTLKFITNGIGQGVYVDTDDMHIKNMIIETNSALDGYKFDEDGGLVLKPYDSLTDMSQSGDKITDSKDSTGGGSGDGSGDGSGDGSDDGNIGDSDIFDSENFDSINRIYKGIHSSTGDNLDALRNIVLFDRNSEIYDADTVKSEQMKNLQAYLNEIYTQSPYTVSSELSRRSAGMFRDIITENIFRPDLNKWMVMGGLTHIDGGTKDTYYGEVYQLDGKNSLNTEADMKLTGAYALGKYGYSENVALGVTVGGNRSEAELSKSKVKGNSGYIGVFAENYRGNLTLKAGAGIQYSEYDADRSTIGGYSYNDKYSDMTYDIYLNGRYSNPVGDNLFLEPYATLSYTYVDQEGTDEGRKALAIKTDSKSFDYTSAEVGIDLKKVIPHEKGKSTLSAGVSYTRLLNGADSDKLTGRFEVGSDFDILVASKNKNNLELSTKYTLELENGVLFDVKGSYSFERDSHKGNAGNRNKGEWMVGAGLGYKF, via the coding sequence ATGATTGAAAAGATTATGAAAGCAGTAAAGAGAAGCAGCAAAAGAAGAAGTGTAAATATAACAATAGGAGTAGTAGTAGGATTTCTATTGTCATGTACAACAGTGATGGGAGCAGCAGTAGAAATAACAGGGGATGGTGAAAATTTTGAAGTTGTTAAACCAAAACCAGAAATCGAAGGAAATACTTTTGAAAATAAGATTTATACTAATAATGGTAAAATAACAGCAGAGGGAGATACAGGAATATCAGTTTATGGAAAACCAACAAATAAAGAGCTGTCTATTATAAATAATGGAAGTATAGAAGCAACAGTCACTGGAATAGAACTAAAGTATATTAATAATGCTCCTAATATGAAAGGGAATATAACTAATAATGGAACTATAAGTGGAAAAAATGGTATAGAATTAAATGACCCTCAATTAAGTGGAGATATAATCAACAATGGAAATATTGAATCTAATGGAGATGGTACACTTAACGAAAAGGATTTCCCTAATAATGGTTATGGTATAAAGATATTTAGAGGGACAACAAAAGGAAATGTAGTTAATAATGGAATTATAACAACAGAATCAGGTTATAATCTATATTGGACTGGAACAATAACAGGAGATATGATTAATAAAGGAATGCTGATAAATAATTCTAATGCTGCAATAGCCTTCGATGGGCCTATAACAGGAGATATACAAAATGATGGTTTTATAAGTGTTAGTAGTGAGAACGCAAGTAATGGTATTGAGATGCTCAATGGAACTTTGAATGGAAATATATATAATACTGGTGCTATAGAAACTGAAAATACTGCAACTAGAGACAGCAATGGTATTTGGACAAAAGGAACTGTAACAGGAAATATAGAAAATACTGGAACAATAAATAGTACTGCTAATGAAGGAAATAGTTATGGTATACTTACATCTAAGGTAGATGCAACAGGAAATATATCAAATAAGGGGCGTATAATAGGAACAGCATCTGGTTCAGGTAATTATGCTTATGGAATAAACATTAAAGAAAATACTTCTGGAAAAATATTAAATTATGGATACTTGGACATAAAATCGACTAAAGATATAGGAGTAGGTATTCAAGTAAATGATACAGCTGGAATAACAAATAGTGGAAATATAAGAGTTGAAGGAAATGCTAACTCAGCTGGGATAAAACTAATAGGGATAAGTGCTTTCTATAGCGATGGAGTTATAAATTCAAAAGATGGTTATGGAGTGAGAGTTGAAGGTTCTGGAGAAAAAATAAATGAATTACGTAATGGTGGAGTTATATATGGAAAAATAAATGCTATAAAAAGTGATGCAGGAACTATAGCAAAAGTTATAAACTATGGTCTTATAATAAATGAAGGTGATGGTAGTAATATATTAATATCAGATGCAGGGAAAATAATGTATGGAGGACTAATATTTTCAGTTATTGGGGAGAACCAATATTTTTTAGATTGTATAGCCTCAGATGATGTGAAGGCAGATCGTAATGTTATAAATGCTAAACCAAACAATAGTAAGGGAGAAGGGGAAGAAATAACAGGAACCGAAAGTATATTATCATCATATTTAAATAGTAATAAGGGCAGCAATTATAATAATACATCTAATCAATATATACTGAATGGAATAAAAGATACTTTAGTAGTTGATGGTACAGCTAATCCAGATGGGACGCCTGATATAAATGGGACAGTTAAATTAGGTGGAAGTTTAGGTTCACTAGTAAATGCTTATGGGCGTGCAATGGTAATGGAAGATGGGTCAAGCCTTATAGCAGAGAATACTACATTTAATGGCGGAGTTGATGGGAAATCAGAAACTATTTATTTAGCTGGAAATAATACTCTTGATTTAAGTAAAATGAGCACAATAAACGGAAATACAAAAATTGATGGAGATAATAATAAATTCACTATGGATGAAAGTATCCAGAATGGAAATATAACAGCTGAAGGGGACAAAAATAATTTAAGTTTCAAGAATGGCAGTATATTAAATGGAGAAGCAAAAATTAAGGGAGATGGAAATAAATTAACAATAGATGGCAGCTATATGAATGGAGATATAGAAGCTGAAGGAACTGGAAATAGTTTAAGCATAGATGAGAGCATATTAAATGGAAATATAGTAATTGATGGAGAGGGAAATACACTAAATATTTCTGGTGAAAATACTTTCATAAATGGAAATATGGGAGCAACTGGAAATGATAATACTATTAATCTTACTGGTAAATCAAATAATGGTGATAGTCTGAATATATTCAATGAAATATCTGGATTTAATGATATGAATATAGAGAACAATGTCACATTTTATGAAAGTGCAGCAGTGACTGGGGTAAAAGAATTAACTGTAGAAGAAGGAGGAGTTCTAACTCTAAGACTGAAAAAATTAGGAGAGCAGACTGAAGACAACCTTGAAAAAGCAGGACATGCATTCTCAAATAATGGAGAAATGGTAATGGAAGGTCTTGATGATGGAGGAACACTTAAATTTATAACTAATGGAATAGGACAAGGTGTGTATGTAGATACAGATGATATGCATATAAAAAATATGATTATAGAAACAAATTCAGCATTAGATGGATATAAGTTTGATGAAGATGGGGGACTAGTATTAAAACCATATGATAGTCTTACTGATATGAGTCAATCAGGAGATAAAATCACAGACTCAAAAGATTCAACTGGAGGTGGTTCAGGTGATGGTTCAGGTGATGGTTCAGGTGACGGATCAGATGATGGAAATATAGGAGATTCAGATATATTTGATTCAGAAAATTTTGATTCTATCAATAGAATCTATAAAGGAATCCACAGCAGTACAGGAGATAATCTTGATGCTTTAAGAAATATAGTATTATTTGACAGAAACTCAGAAATATATGATGCAGATACAGTTAAATCAGAGCAGATGAAGAATCTTCAAGCTTATCTAAATGAGATATATACACAGTCTCCTTATACAGTATCAAGTGAATTGTCAAGAAGATCAGCAGGAATGTTCAGAGATATAATAACAGAAAATATATTCAGACCTGACTTGAATAAATGGATGGTAATGGGTGGACTTACTCATATAGATGGAGGAACTAAAGATACATATTATGGTGAAGTATATCAACTGGATGGAAAAAATTCATTAAATACAGAAGCAGATATGAAATTAACTGGAGCTTACGCCCTGGGTAAATATGGATATTCTGAAAATGTAGCTTTAGGAGTAACAGTAGGTGGAAACAGAAGTGAAGCTGAATTATCTAAATCTAAAGTAAAAGGAAATAGCGGATATATTGGCGTATTTGCAGAAAACTACAGAGGAAACCTAACATTGAAAGCAGGAGCAGGAATACAATATTCTGAATATGATGCAGACAGGTCAACAATAGGAGGATACAGCTACAATGATAAGTATTCAGATATGACTTATGATATCTACTTAAATGGAAGATATTCAAACCCAGTGGGAGATAATCTATTCTTAGAGCCATATGCAACATTATCATATACATATGTAGACCAAGAGGGAACTGATGAAGGACGCAAAGCTCTTGCAATAAAAACAGATTCTAAATCATTTGATTATACATCAGCTGAGGTAGGAATAGATCTTAAAAAAGTAATACCACATGAAAAAGGAAAGAGCACATTATCAGCAGGAGTAAGCTATACAAGACTGTTAAATGGAGCAGATTCTGATAAACTTACAGGAAGATTTGAGGTTGGAAGCGATTTTGATATCTTAGTAGCAAGTAAGAATAAAAATAATTTAGAATTAAGTACTAAGTATACTTTAGAACTTGAAAATGGAGTATTGTTTGATGTAAAAGGAAGCTATTCATTTGAAAGAGATTCACACAAAGGCAATGCAGGAAATAGAAATAAAGGGGAATGGATGGTAGGAGCTGGATTAGGATATAAGTTCTAG
- the nhaC gene encoding Na+/H+ antiporter NhaC, which produces MSEKNKRVRLPNKVEAIIPIVFLLTVMITNYALGWGLDPHIPVTLSCGVAMIIGKLCGYNYKEMLASGLEAVNQSLEAIIIILLVGCLIGSFTACGTIPAVVYYGLKLFTPAIFLPFVTILCAVVGIALGSAWTVSATLGIAFMAIGTTMGLNPALIAGAVLSGACCGDKFSPLSDSTNLAAGSAQTGLFDHVAAMITTTLPSLIMAIIIFAFFSLSKVETYDPTLANELSAAIVEHYTYMSPILLVPILLIIVVAVIKMPAIPSVVLLSLVGCAFALIFQGAGIADCIRMLHYGYEAESGNALFTKLVNRGGMDSMLWTNNLVIVAVAFGGILQKIGSVESLLGGLIKKVKTPFQLVVVTVTTSMFCITTMCDQYLGLIIPASMYKDNFDEMGLGRNMLSRTLEDGGTLWSPLIPWSSCGAYHAAVLGVPTLSYLPYCFMNIINPIYAIVTLSWGGNILYADGSRTNIFGKLKKGRGPAEAPEEAYEKAMKALAKIRSAENYNSLQKKTI; this is translated from the coding sequence ATGAGTGAAAAAAACAAAAGAGTCAGATTGCCTAACAAAGTGGAAGCTATTATTCCAATTGTTTTTCTTCTGACAGTAATGATTACAAACTATGCATTGGGATGGGGACTTGATCCTCATATTCCTGTAACTCTTTCATGTGGAGTTGCTATGATTATTGGAAAGTTGTGTGGATATAACTACAAAGAAATGCTTGCATCAGGTCTTGAAGCTGTTAATCAGTCACTTGAAGCAATAATTATCATTCTTCTTGTGGGGTGTTTGATTGGGTCATTTACTGCATGTGGTACTATTCCAGCAGTAGTATATTATGGACTAAAGTTATTTACACCAGCTATATTCCTTCCCTTTGTAACAATTCTTTGTGCAGTTGTAGGGATTGCACTTGGATCAGCTTGGACTGTATCAGCGACACTTGGGATTGCATTTATGGCAATAGGGACAACAATGGGACTGAATCCAGCACTTATTGCTGGAGCTGTTCTTTCAGGGGCATGTTGTGGGGATAAATTTTCGCCACTTTCAGATTCAACAAATCTAGCTGCTGGCTCTGCACAGACTGGACTTTTTGATCATGTGGCTGCTATGATAACTACAACATTACCAAGTCTAATTATGGCAATAATTATATTTGCATTTTTTTCACTTTCAAAGGTTGAAACTTATGACCCTACACTTGCAAATGAGCTATCAGCTGCAATTGTTGAACATTATACATATATGAGTCCAATTCTTCTTGTTCCTATTTTACTGATTATAGTAGTAGCAGTAATAAAGATGCCAGCTATTCCTTCAGTAGTACTGCTTTCATTGGTTGGATGTGCATTTGCTTTAATCTTCCAAGGTGCTGGAATTGCTGACTGCATTAGGATGTTACACTATGGATATGAAGCTGAATCAGGAAATGCGCTATTCACAAAGCTTGTAAATAGAGGTGGTATGGATAGTATGCTTTGGACTAATAATCTTGTAATAGTTGCTGTTGCTTTTGGTGGAATACTTCAAAAGATAGGTTCAGTAGAATCACTTCTTGGTGGACTAATAAAGAAAGTCAAAACTCCATTCCAGTTAGTTGTTGTTACAGTTACAACTTCAATGTTCTGTATTACAACTATGTGTGACCAATATTTAGGATTAATAATTCCTGCATCAATGTATAAAGATAACTTTGACGAAATGGGACTTGGTAGAAATATGCTTTCGAGAACACTTGAAGATGGAGGAACTTTATGGTCACCACTCATCCCTTGGTCATCTTGTGGGGCATACCATGCAGCAGTACTTGGAGTTCCAACACTTTCATACTTACCATATTGCTTTATGAATATAATAAATCCTATTTATGCTATTGTTACTTTAAGCTGGGGTGGAAATATTTTATATGCTGATGGCTCAAGAACTAATATATTTGGTAAATTGAAAAAAGGTCGTGGACCTGCTGAGGCGCCTGAGGAAGCATATGAAAAAGCCATGAAAGCTCTTGCAAAAATAAGAAGTGCTGAAAATTATAATAGTTTGCAGAAAAAAACTATCTAA
- a CDS encoding DNA-binding protein: protein MKKDVEKKKSYSEIMEEYMFKKLEEGNICEQYIQQRYEDELGMWTDIKGAAKATRRHKNTIYNMARNNNLIARKYGNKISILSRSLIFANGDRME, encoded by the coding sequence ATGAAAAAAGATGTTGAAAAGAAAAAGAGCTACAGTGAAATTATGGAGGAGTATATGTTTAAGAAACTGGAAGAGGGAAATATCTGTGAGCAGTATATTCAGCAGAGATATGAGGATGAACTGGGAATGTGGACAGATATAAAGGGAGCAGCCAAAGCAACAAGAAGACATAAGAATACTATCTATAATATGGCAAGAAATAACAATCTGATAGCAAGAAAATATGGGAATAAGATATCTATTCTGAGCAGAAGTCTGATATTTGCCAATGGAGACAGAATGGAATAA